The Solibacillus sp. FSL R7-0682 genome includes a window with the following:
- the tnpB gene encoding IS66 family insertion sequence element accessory protein TnpB (TnpB, as the term is used for proteins encoded by IS66 family insertion elements, is considered an accessory protein, since TnpC, encoded by a neighboring gene, is a DDE family transposase.) yields the protein MKRDFTSVQNIYIICGKTDMRKGIDGLATLVQDSFELDPYSDSIFLFSGWSKDRYKCLYFDGDGFAMLYKRLDNGKLQWPKDENEVRSLSQQELRWLLEGLSLQQPKAIAKSAKGVF from the coding sequence ATGAAGCGTGATTTTACGAGCGTACAAAACATCTATATTATTTGCGGGAAGACCGATATGCGCAAAGGCATCGATGGTCTCGCAACGCTGGTTCAAGATTCTTTCGAATTAGATCCGTATAGCGATTCTATTTTTCTCTTTTCAGGATGGAGTAAGGACCGCTATAAATGTTTGTATTTTGATGGAGATGGCTTTGCCATGCTTTACAAACGATTGGATAATGGTAAGCTTCAATGGCCAAAAGATGAAAATGAGGTGCGAAGCCTTTCACAACAGGAACTGCGCTGGTTATTAGAAGGATTATCTTTACAACAGCCGAAGGCCATTGCGAAATCTGCAAAAGGTGTCTTTTAA
- a CDS encoding Imm30 family immunity protein, whose translation MDMKSELNKVYTNRLLQSQKEISDFEEALSNLIGLGDKSVITGLCMGFDDNTEQYEIMFGLVHGIEHLYKENIEEGLYLIALAVPSVIDRAREWMEVLHYRILNHEQVRRIYGVVLSKLDDKSKEIIINLLRDIKSEDPNMFSNSVDEVLKAI comes from the coding sequence ATGGATATGAAATCAGAATTAAATAAAGTCTATACAAATAGACTTTTACAATCTCAAAAAGAAATATCAGATTTTGAAGAAGCATTAAGTAATCTCATTGGTTTAGGGGATAAATCAGTTATTACAGGATTATGTATGGGATTTGACGATAATACAGAACAATATGAAATAATGTTCGGATTAGTACATGGTATAGAGCATCTCTATAAAGAAAATATTGAAGAAGGGTTATATTTAATAGCATTAGCTGTCCCAAGTGTTATTGATAGGGCAAGAGAATGGATGGAAGTTTTACATTACAGAATATTAAATCATGAACAAGTAAGAAGAATATACGGTGTTGTACTATCTAAACTCGATGACAAGTCAAAAGAGATTATAATAAACTTATTAAGAGATATAAAAAGTGAAGACCCAAATATGTTTAGCAATTCTGTAGATGAAGTATTAAAAGCAATATAA
- a CDS encoding pre-toxin TG domain-containing protein: MKKAVLATKKAAKKVKSTAKKAAKTVKKATKAATKQVKKTAKKAVTKAKQNVKTAIKDTKKVMTKVGGKVAVAYTSFKEGGYKGVISAGLDFIPIVGNAKALVEAAIGRDPITGRKLESWERGASAAAILGGPLVKGVKHGAKLGAKAISGATSSSKKTVNLAKSPTPSNPTKQQAPSLAKKEASATTATPAKANQNTKGIGNPLLPTEGKVGTFKELAKQGTAFDNITPHHMPSAAKMKQAGVKRNDGVSMNMEQPHPGVGGRHRETYTYGLNGNKLEEYLNLSNRDALANDILDARRIYMKDGVYTPEIRKGLINTIRKNRELYPELFNK, encoded by the coding sequence GTGAAGAAAGCGGTACTGGCCACGAAAAAGGCAGCTAAAAAGGTAAAAAGTACAGCTAAAAAAGCAGCCAAAACCGTCAAAAAGGCAACGAAAGCCGCAACAAAACAGGTCAAAAAGACCGCGAAGAAAGCCGTAACTAAAGCAAAACAGAATGTAAAAACGGCCATAAAAGATACGAAAAAGGTAATGACAAAGGTCGGCGGAAAAGTGGCCGTTGCGTACACGTCCTTTAAAGAGGGCGGCTACAAAGGGGTAATCTCAGCAGGATTAGACTTCATTCCGATAGTAGGAAATGCGAAAGCATTGGTAGAAGCGGCAATTGGAAGAGATCCGATCACCGGTAGAAAGCTGGAAAGCTGGGAGCGCGGAGCATCAGCCGCTGCTATTTTAGGCGGCCCTCTAGTAAAAGGGGTAAAACATGGTGCAAAACTAGGTGCAAAGGCTATTTCAGGAGCTACATCAAGTAGCAAGAAAACAGTAAATCTGGCCAAGTCCCCAACACCATCGAATCCGACAAAGCAACAAGCACCGTCATTGGCAAAGAAGGAAGCAAGCGCAACAACGGCAACACCTGCGAAAGCTAATCAGAATACTAAGGGTATAGGTAATCCTCTTTTACCTACAGAAGGTAAAGTAGGGACATTTAAGGAACTTGCAAAACAAGGTACAGCATTTGATAATATAACACCACATCATATGCCTTCTGCTGCTAAGATGAAACAAGCAGGTGTAAAAAGGAACGATGGTGTTAGTATGAATATGGAACAACCTCACCCAGGAGTAGGCGGAAGGCATAGAGAAACATATACTTATGGATTAAATGGAAATAAATTAGAAGAATATTTAAACCTAAGTAACCGTGATGCTCTTGCTAATGATATATTAGACGCAAGAAGGATATATATGAAGGACGGTGTCTACACACCTGAAATAAGAAAGGGTCTTATAAATACAATTAGAAAGAATAGAGAATTATATCCTGAGTTATTTAATAAGTAA
- the imm48 gene encoding Imm48 family immunity protein, whose amino-acid sequence MEGYYIYKDGKNQELSRDFHDIIEVVKAET is encoded by the coding sequence TTGGAAGGATATTATATATATAAAGATGGTAAAAATCAAGAATTATCACGAGATTTCCATGATATTATTGAAGTTGTTAAAGCAGAAACCTAG